Proteins found in one Sphaeramia orbicularis chromosome 8, fSphaOr1.1, whole genome shotgun sequence genomic segment:
- the LOC115424018 gene encoding immunoglobulin lambda-1 light chain-like yields MLVTLCTLITALTYADAVKVLTQTPAVHTVSPGQEVVLKCNVQTDYDYVSWYKQVPGEAPQFVLKFYHSHSSPGYGTGFSSDRFDSKTTSNIDYQLIIKRAEAGDSAQYFCGTWNSSPYAAVFGPGTKLSVTSSSVPPPVLTVFPPSAAELQSNKATLVCLSSQSGPFAHVTWLSAGSPLSTGISTSTAVQQPDQTFQISSYLSIQTSDWNTDQVYTCKVSVGSHTSEKHINKSACPTEQQ; encoded by the exons ATGCTGGTGACCCTCTGCACTCTCATCACTGCTCTAACAT ATGCTGATGCAGTGAAAGTGCTGACTCAGACGCCTGCTGTCCACACAGTTTCTCCAGGACAAGAAGTTGTTCTGAAATGTAACGTTCAGACAGATTATGACTATGTCAGCTGGTATAAACAGGTTCCTGGTGAAGCTCCTCAGTTTGTTCTTAAATTTTATCATAGTCACAGTTCACCCGGCTATGGAACAGGATTCTCCTCTGATCGATTTGACTCTAAAACTACATCAAACATCGATTACCAGCTGATCATTAAACGTGCAGAGGCAGGAGACTCTGCTCAGTATTTCTGTGGGACATGGAATAGTTCTCCTTATGCAGCT GTATTCGGACCAGGCACCAAGCTGAGTGTGACAA GCTCCAGCGTCCCTCCTCCTGTCCTGACAGTCTTCCCTCCGTCCGCTGCTGAGCTCCAGTCCAACAAAGCCACTCTGGTCTGTCTGTCCAGTCAGTCTGGGCCTTTTGCACATGTGACCTGGTTGTCTGCTGGGAGTCCGCTGAGCACTGGGATCTCTACCAGCACCGCTGTTCAGCAACCAGACCAGACTTTCCAAATCAGCAGCTACCTGTCCATCCAGACGTCAGACTGGAACACAGATCAGGTTTACACATGTAAAGTGTCTGTGGGCTCCCACACTTCAGAgaaacacatcaacaagtcagcGTGTCCCACTGAGCAACAGTAG
- the LOC115424014 gene encoding immunoglobulin lambda-1 light chain-like: MLVTLCTLITALTYVDAVTVLTQTPAVHTVSAGQKVVLTCKMDRLDTQNIVWYKQVPGEAPQFVLYFYHSHSSPTYGTGFSSDRFNSKSVSNMEYQFIIKRAEVGDTAQYFCEKWDNAAKVDIFGPGTKLTVTSSSVPPPVLTVFPPSAAELQSNKATLVCLSSQSGPFAHVTWLSAGSPLSTGISTSTAVQQPDQTFQISSYLSIQTSDWNTDQVYTCKVSVGSHTSEKHINKSACPTEQQ, encoded by the exons ATGCTGGTGACCCTCTGCACTCTCATCACTGCTCTAACAT ATGTTGATGCAGTAACAGTCCTGACACAGACGCCTGCTGTCCACACAGTTTCTGCAGGACAAAAGGTTGTTCTCACCTGTAAAATGGACAGATTAGATACTCAAAATATCGTCTGGTATAAACAGGTTCCTGGTGAAGCTCCTCAGTTTGTTCTGTACTTTTATCATAGTCACAGTTCACCCACTTATGGAACAGGATTCTCCTCTGATCGATTTAACTCTAAATCTGTATCAAATATGGAGTACCAATTTATCATTAAACGTGCAGAGGTAGGAGACACTGCTCAGTATTTCTGTGAGAAATGGGACAATGCTGCTAAGGTAGACA TATTCGGACCAGGCACCAAGCTGACTGTGACAA GCTCCAGCGTCCCTCCTCCTGTCCTGACAGTCTTCCCTCCGTCCGCTGCTGAGCTCCAGTCCAACAAAGCCACTCTGGTCTGTCTGTCCAGTCAGTCTGGGCCTTTTGCACATGTGACCTGGTTGTCTGCTGGGAGTCCGCTGAGCACTGGGATCTCTACCAGCACCGCTGTTCAGCAACCAGACCAGACTTTCCAAATCAGCAGCTACCTGTCCATCCAGACGTCAGACTGGAACACAGATCAGGTTTACACATGTAAAGTGTCTGTGGGCTCCCACACTTCAGAgaaacacatcaacaagtcagcGTGTCCCACTGAGCAACAGTAG
- the LOC115424023 gene encoding immunoglobulin lambda-1 light chain-like, with amino-acid sequence MLVTLCTLITALTYADAVKVLTQTPAVHTVSAGQEVVLKCNIQTDYTDVYWYKQVPGKAPQYVLRFYHSHSSPSYGTGFSSDRFNSKTTSNIDYQLIIKRAEAGDSAQYFCGTWNNSPRVAVFGPGTKLTVTSSSVPPPVLTVFPPSAAELQSNKATLVCLSSQSGPFAHVTWLSAGSPLSTGISTSTAVQQPDQTFQISSYLSIQTSDWNTDQVYTCKVSVGSHTSEKHINKSACPTEQQ; translated from the exons ATGCTGGTGACCCTCTGCACTCTCATCACTGCTCTAACAT ATGCTGATGCAGTGAAAGTGCTGACTCAGACGCCTGCTGTCCACACTGTTTCTGCAGGACAAGAAGTTGTTCTGAAATGTAACATTCAGACAGATTACACTGATGTCTACTGGTATAAACAGGTTCCTGGTAAAGCTCCTCAATATGTTCTGAGATTTTATCATAGTCACAGTTCACCCAGCTATGGAACAGGATTCTCCTCTGATCGATTTAACTCTAAAACTACATCAAACATTGATTACCAGCTGATCATTAAACGTGCAGAGGCAGGAGACTCTGCTCAGTATTTCTGTGGGACATGGAATAATTCTCCTCGTGTAGCT GTATTCGGACCAGGCACCAAGCTGACTGTGACAA GCTCCAGCGTCCCTCCTCCTGTCCTGACAGTCTTCCCTCCGTCCGCTGCTGAGCTCCAGTCCAACAAAGCCACTCTGGTCTGTCTGTCCAGTCAGTCTGGGCCTTTTGCACATGTGACCTGGTTGTCTGCTGGGAGTCCGCTGAGCACTGGGATCTCTACCAGCACCGCTGTTCAGCAACCAGACCAGACTTTCCAAATCAGCAGCTACCTGTCCATCCAGACGTCAGACTGGAACACAGATCAGGTTTACACATGTAAAGTGTCTGTGGGCTCCCACACTTCAGAgaaacacatcaacaagtcagcGTGTCCCACTGAGCAACAGTAG
- the LOC115424016 gene encoding immunoglobulin lambda-1 light chain-like: MLVTLCTLITALTYADAVKVLTQTPAVHTVSPGQEVVLKCNVQTDYAVVSWYKQVPGEAPQFVLYFYRGQSSPTYGTGFSSDRFNSKTTSNIDYQFIIKRAEAGDSAQYFCGTWNDSPRVAVFGPGTKLTVTSSSVPPPVLTVFPPSAAELQSNKATLVCLSSQSVAFAHVTWLSAGSPLSTGISTSTAVQQPDQTFQISSYLSIQTSDWNTDQVYTCKVSVGSHTSEKHINKSACPTEQQ; encoded by the exons ATGCTGGTGACCCTCTGCACTCTCATCACTGCTCTAACAT ATGCTGATGCAGTGAAAGTGCTGACTCAGACGCCTGCTGTCCACACAGTTTCTCCAGGACAAGAGGTTGTTCTGAAATGTAACGTTCAGACCGATTATGCTGTTGTCAGCTGGTATAAACAGGTTCCTGGTGAAGCTCCTCAGTTTGTTCTGTACTTTTATCGTGGTCAGAGTTCACCCACCTATGGAACAGGATTCTCCTCTGATCGATTTAACTCTAAAACTACATCAAACATTGATTACCAGTTTATCATTAAACGTGCAGAGGCAGGAGACTCTGCTCAATATTTCTGTGGGACATGGAATGATTCTCCTCGTGTAGCT GTATTCGGACCAGGCACCAAGCTGACTGTGACAA GCTCCAGCGTCCCTCCTCCTGTCCTGACAGTCTTCCCTCCGTCCGCTGCTGAGCTCCAGTCCAACAAAGCCACTCTGGTCTGTCTGTCCAGTCAGTCTGTGGCTTTTGCACATGTGACCTGGTTGTCTGCTGGGAGTCCGCTGAGCACTGGGATCTCTACCAGCACCGCTGTTCAGCAACCAGACCAGACTTTCCAAATCAGCAGCTACCTGTCCATCCAGACGTCAGACTGGAACACAGATCAGGTTTACACATGTAAAGTGTCTGTGGGCTCCCACACTTCAGAgaaacacatcaacaagtcagcGTGTCCCACTGAGCAACAGTAG